One genomic segment of Arcobacter porcinus includes these proteins:
- a CDS encoding O-antigen ligase family protein gives MRLNKNMVLDFNKIVYYSLIVFALVLPLSKAAISFFIFWFVILIIFKRDYRNSLYIIKSNKIFIYISIFLLYIFISCLFIDINENTLSLLGKYCYWLLVPILVVLIEKQWIHKIIGSFLVGMFISEIISYGIFFEFWSLKGSSPTAPAPFMNTIRYSVFLAFTSLILLYKFLFEDDSIRTKFFLFLFFLITMINLMISTGRTGQLAFFFTLFIIFIMRYKISIKSFFLSTFFFIFIAFSSYFGIDQFKIRVDHAISDVNKAIDKNDFYSSWGLRASFWIITYDAIKNKPLFGYGVGNHTLATNELLNANEYGYFSKDVREFLDGSHFHNQYLMILVANGFIGLLIFLLMCYKIYKLEIEDKTIKHYSVIGITVFMIAFIAEPHLDFKFTLMLFLFIISFSIAGAKKKIKELK, from the coding sequence ATGAGATTAAATAAAAACATGGTATTAGATTTTAATAAAATAGTTTATTATTCATTAATAGTGTTTGCACTAGTATTACCATTGTCAAAGGCTGCAATAAGTTTTTTTATTTTTTGGTTTGTAATACTTATTATTTTTAAAAGAGACTATAGAAATTCTTTATATATAATAAAAAGCAATAAGATTTTTATATATATAAGTATATTTTTATTGTATATATTTATCAGTTGTTTATTTATTGATATAAATGAGAATACTTTAAGTCTTTTAGGTAAATATTGTTATTGGCTTTTAGTTCCTATACTTGTAGTTTTAATTGAAAAACAATGGATACATAAGATAATTGGTTCTTTTTTAGTAGGTATGTTTATTAGTGAAATAATCTCATATGGTATCTTTTTTGAGTTTTGGAGTTTAAAAGGATCTTCTCCTACAGCTCCTGCACCTTTTATGAATACTATTAGATATAGTGTTTTCTTAGCTTTTACTTCACTTATTCTTTTGTATAAATTCTTATTTGAAGATGATTCAATTAGAACAAAATTTTTTTTATTTCTATTTTTTCTAATTACAATGATAAATTTAATGATATCAACTGGAAGAACAGGTCAACTAGCTTTCTTTTTTACTTTATTTATTATATTTATTATGAGGTATAAAATTTCAATTAAGTCTTTTTTTCTTAGTACATTTTTCTTTATATTTATAGCTTTTAGTTCTTATTTTGGTATAGACCAATTTAAAATAAGAGTTGATCATGCAATTTCAGATGTAAACAAAGCTATTGATAAAAATGATTTTTATAGTTCATGGGGACTTCGAGCAAGTTTCTGGATTATAACTTATGATGCAATTAAAAATAAACCTTTATTTGGATACGGAGTGGGTAATCATACCTTAGCTACAAATGAGTTATTAAATGCAAATGAATATGGATATTTCTCAAAAGATGTTAGAGAATTTTTGGATGGCTCACATTTCCATAATCAATATTTAATGATATTAGTTGCAAATGGTTTTATTGGGTTATTAATATTTCTCTTAATGTGTTATAAAATATATAAATTAGAAATTGAAGATAAAACAATAAAGCACTATAGTGTAATTGGAATTACAGTGTTTATGATTGCATTTATTGCAGAACCTCATTTGGATTTCAAATTTACTTTGATGCTGTTTTTATTTATTATAAGCTTTTCAATAGCAGGGGCAAAAAAAAAAATAAAAGAGCTTAAATGA
- a CDS encoding glycosyltransferase family 2 protein has product MKISLIITTYNWKEALNVVLKSITKQTILPDEVIIADDGSRNDTKELIEQWEKIFPIPLTHSWQEDKGFRAAESRNKAISKATGDYIIMIDGDMILSKKFVEDYKRNAKKGYFIQGGRVVTDIHCSEKLINDDYLPSLFSKGLKNRKNCISNKILSKIFSYERNSDKGTRTCNFGCWKSDIIDVNGFNNDFVGWGREDSEFVIRMLNAGKKRLYLKFAAVAFHLYHNENSRKSLKENDILLLNTIDKKLTYCKNGINKFYE; this is encoded by the coding sequence ATGAAAATATCTTTAATAATAACAACATATAATTGGAAAGAAGCTTTAAATGTAGTTTTAAAAAGTATCACAAAACAAACTATTTTGCCTGATGAAGTAATTATTGCAGATGATGGATCAAGAAATGATACAAAGGAATTAATAGAACAATGGGAGAAAATATTTCCAATACCTTTAACTCATAGTTGGCAAGAAGATAAGGGCTTTAGAGCAGCTGAGAGTAGGAATAAAGCCATTTCAAAAGCAACTGGAGATTATATTATAATGATAGATGGAGATATGATTCTATCAAAAAAGTTTGTTGAAGATTATAAGAGAAATGCGAAAAAAGGTTATTTTATTCAAGGTGGAAGAGTTGTTACTGATATTCATTGTAGTGAAAAACTAATTAATGATGATTATCTTCCAAGTTTATTTTCTAAAGGATTGAAAAATAGAAAAAATTGTATTTCAAATAAAATTTTGTCAAAAATATTTTCATATGAAAGAAATAGTGATAAGGGAACTAGAACTTGTAATTTTGGGTGTTGGAAAAGTGATATTATAGATGTAAATGGATTTAATAATGATTTTGTAGGATGGGGAAGAGAAGATAGTGAATTTGTAATAAGAATGCTAAATGCAGGTAAAAAAAGATTATATTTAAAGTTTGCAGCTGTTGCATTTCATTTATACCATAATGAAAATTCAAGAAAATCTCTCAAAGAAAATGATATATTACTATTAAATACAATTGATAAAAAATTAACATATTGTAAAAATGGTATAAATAAATTTTATGAATAA
- the gmhA gene encoding D-sedoheptulose 7-phosphate isomerase yields the protein MQNAIIKEFLAHQETIAKVIETMQEPLLEASKLAVETLRNGNKILLCGNGGSAADAQHIAAELTGRYKTERKGLPGIALTTDTSAITAIGNDYGYDRVFDRQVEALANKGDLLIGISTSGNSKNVLNALEVAKKMGCKTLGLTGRDGGAMNELCDINLVVPSNDTPRIQEMHILFAHTICQIIDNELS from the coding sequence ATGCAAAATGCAATAATTAAAGAGTTTTTAGCTCACCAAGAAACAATAGCAAAAGTAATAGAAACTATGCAAGAACCTCTTTTAGAAGCATCGAAACTTGCAGTTGAAACACTAAGAAATGGTAATAAAATTTTACTTTGTGGAAATGGTGGAAGTGCAGCTGATGCACAACATATTGCTGCTGAATTAACAGGAAGATATAAAACTGAAAGAAAAGGTCTACCTGGAATTGCTCTTACAACTGATACAAGTGCAATAACTGCTATTGGAAATGATTATGGTTATGATAGAGTTTTTGATAGACAAGTTGAAGCTTTAGCAAATAAAGGTGATTTACTTATAGGTATTTCAACTTCTGGAAACTCAAAAAATGTTTTAAATGCTTTAGAAGTAGCAAAAAAAATGGGTTGTAAAACTTTGGGATTAACAGGAAGAGATGGTGGAGCTATGAATGAGCTTTGTGATATAAATTTAGTTGTACCTTCAAATGATACACCAAGAATCCAAGAGATGCATATACTTTTTGCACATACAATTTGTCAAATTATTGACAATGAGTTAAGCTAA
- a CDS encoding polysaccharide deacetylase family protein gives MLISIMYHHVNSDYCSNDLSIFEEHLKYIKENFKTIFPGEKIEQKSVCLTFDDAYADFYFLIYPLLKKYNLKALLAIPTKYILKDTDEAELDRLSFKHDDLFDNYEKATFCTYKELKEMRDSGLIVFASHSHSHVNLLEKDVDLNIELQGSKTILEKELNIKIDSFVFPFGKYNQNILKESKKYYQYNFRIGNAIHKDFNGINGAIYRIDGDNLKTHDEIFRFFNILKYKLKGLVKRLDKQ, from the coding sequence TTGTTGATTAGTATTATGTATCATCATGTAAATAGTGATTACTGCTCAAATGATTTAAGTATCTTCGAAGAACATTTAAAATATATAAAAGAAAATTTTAAAACTATTTTTCCAGGTGAAAAAATAGAGCAAAAAAGTGTTTGTTTAACTTTTGATGATGCTTATGCAGATTTTTATTTTCTTATTTATCCACTATTGAAAAAATATAATCTTAAAGCACTTTTAGCAATACCAACAAAATATATTTTAAAAGACACAGATGAAGCTGAATTAGATAGACTTAGTTTTAAACATGATGACTTGTTTGATAATTATGAAAAAGCAACATTTTGTACATATAAGGAGTTAAAGGAGATGAGAGATAGTGGATTAATTGTCTTTGCTTCACATTCACATTCTCATGTAAATTTACTTGAAAAAGATGTTGATTTAAATATTGAACTTCAAGGCTCAAAAACAATTTTAGAAAAAGAGTTAAATATAAAAATAGATAGTTTTGTATTTCCTTTTGGAAAATACAATCAAAATATTTTAAAAGAGTCTAAAAAATATTATCAATACAATTTTAGAATAGGAAATGCAATACATAAAGATTTTAATGGAATTAATGGAGCAATTTATAGAATAGATGGAGATAATTTAAAAACTCATGATGAAATTTTTAGATTTTTTAATATTTTAAAATATAAACTTAAGGGTTTAGTTAAAAGATTGGATAAACAATGA
- a CDS encoding phosphoethanolamine transferase, translated as MIYDKLKKIKYNIILAIIISILFISIEQFYRIYNDILIPTISLRGFAEQFFFHLLVISIVNLRVIISSYFLMSLFTWFQFVHFSYYGTWIFPTEYLLFFVEFKETYLTFSSVIHLSFFPLLLVIVLFLLSFFFIKRFNSRRIKIQYLGYIILIFLIFLPIRIYINDDYGKWSNPNYEYSPVANTITTLSNLFGNVIPKKISGKSGLEQEIVDTPDIIEKNPNINLIVIMGESSHRDFMSLYGYDLKTTPFLDNKKEDRNFIYKKAISSGVMTSVSIPSFFNMLEKPDSTPQIFSHNTCLFKMAKNNGFNTYFYSSQAREQLKEIKNFLCTKNIDILEDGTSYTNDVSKSALDETLLERINAVDFTKNNFLVLNFRASHTPYLNFIPTDFRPFNKENSIGKDEYIIDYINSIAYTDSVIEKLIQKIEKKSEKPTYIIFTSDHATSLEDKNRSGHGILENSSVYKVPFFLYSLNTKKNYSSHFEEFEYISHYQISHLIANILGYKSSYNKFNKKEDYFVTGNDLTGIGGYIQLYFDENNNIEQKNMMKEKKKKKFTFRDK; from the coding sequence ATGATATATGACAAACTTAAGAAAATAAAATACAATATAATTCTTGCTATAATAATATCCATATTATTTATATCTATTGAACAATTTTATAGAATTTATAATGATATATTAATCCCAACAATTAGTTTAAGAGGATTTGCTGAGCAATTCTTTTTCCACTTATTAGTTATATCTATTGTAAATTTAAGAGTGATTATAAGTTCTTATTTTTTAATGTCACTTTTTACATGGTTCCAATTTGTTCACTTTTCTTATTATGGTACTTGGATTTTTCCTACAGAGTACTTATTGTTTTTTGTTGAATTCAAAGAAACATATCTTACTTTTTCTTCTGTAATACATCTTTCATTTTTTCCTTTACTTCTTGTTATAGTTCTATTTTTATTAAGTTTCTTTTTTATAAAAAGATTTAATTCAAGAAGAATAAAGATACAATATTTAGGATATATTATCTTGATATTTTTGATCTTTTTACCAATTAGAATATATATAAATGATGATTATGGAAAATGGAGCAATCCAAATTATGAGTATAGTCCAGTAGCAAATACAATTACTACATTATCAAATCTTTTTGGTAATGTAATACCAAAAAAAATTTCAGGAAAAAGTGGATTAGAACAAGAGATAGTTGATACACCAGATATTATTGAGAAAAACCCAAATATAAATTTGATTGTTATTATGGGAGAATCATCACATAGAGATTTTATGTCTTTATATGGTTATGATTTAAAAACAACACCTTTTTTAGACAATAAAAAAGAAGATAGAAATTTTATATATAAAAAAGCAATATCTTCTGGTGTTATGACAAGTGTTTCAATTCCAAGTTTTTTTAATATGTTAGAAAAACCAGATAGTACACCTCAGATATTTTCACATAATACTTGTTTATTTAAAATGGCAAAAAACAATGGATTTAATACATATTTCTATAGTTCACAAGCTAGAGAACAATTAAAAGAGATAAAAAACTTTTTATGTACAAAAAATATAGATATTTTAGAAGATGGTACGTCATATACAAATGATGTTAGTAAATCAGCATTAGATGAAACATTATTAGAGAGAATAAATGCTGTCGACTTTACAAAAAATAATTTTTTAGTTTTGAATTTTAGAGCTTCACATACTCCATATTTAAATTTTATTCCTACTGACTTCAGACCTTTTAATAAAGAAAACTCTATAGGGAAAGATGAATATATTATAGACTATATAAATAGTATAGCATATACAGATAGTGTGATAGAAAAATTAATTCAGAAAATAGAAAAGAAATCAGAAAAACCAACGTATATAATTTTTACTTCAGATCATGCAACAAGTTTAGAAGATAAAAACAGGAGTGGACATGGAATACTGGAAAATAGTTCAGTATATAAAGTTCCATTTTTTTTATATTCTTTAAATACGAAAAAAAATTATTCAAGCCATTTTGAAGAATTTGAATACATTTCTCATTATCAAATTTCTCATTTAATTGCAAATATTTTAGGATATAAATCTTCTTATAATAAATTTAATAAAAAAGAAGACTATTTTGTGACTGGTAATGATTTAACAGGTATAGGTGGATATATACAACTTTATTTTGATGAAAATAATAATATAGAACAAAAAAATATGATGAAAGAAAAGAAAAAAAAGAAATTTACTTTTAGAGATAAATAG
- a CDS encoding YrbL family protein, producing the protein MKDMIFLEKDIFYGEGGLRRVYDHPSDDSKIIKISCGNNSQNELEYSYFKYLKNKNISYEHITKFYGKVNTNLGEGLVFEKIFNYDGTKSLTVKEALQKKIISKEHFEELGKELRIYLFENNILFVDVSLYNVLLQEYEKNRYKMVVIDGLGGRYKIDCKFHIRLAFKFLAKRKTKQQWEKAKKMFFNEADIHYDNLLAWDKYSDQPEVIKNREFKKRVRKYHLNDNIKMLFTSLFILPISVLFMKFFKGKIQTSYKDLIGLGVNLDKDDGQNIQQDLIEELGVKNLIIRVPLFDIKNLKSYVNFANSFNINSKKNILINIIQDRENIENIDILKNNLEEIFTNFEGISDEFQIGTTINRLKWSFFSIKEDYIPFFMEAQKIRDEKFPNIKLLGPSVIDFEYYYNARAMFNMKKIKYDITSALLYVDRRGAPQNKQYGIFDLKNKIDMLFSLVKLSPKTLSDDIYITETNWPIKNTAPYAPTSEKECVTNEEYTKYMIDYFNISRNSKKIKRVYWHQLIAPGYGLVDNRDGKIEKYPQFYALKELLGND; encoded by the coding sequence ATGAAAGATATGATTTTTTTAGAAAAAGATATATTTTATGGAGAAGGTGGTTTAAGAAGAGTATATGACCATCCAAGTGATGATTCTAAGATTATTAAAATTTCATGTGGGAATAATAGCCAAAATGAATTAGAATATAGTTATTTTAAATATTTAAAAAATAAAAATATATCTTATGAGCATATAACTAAATTTTATGGAAAAGTTAATACAAACTTAGGTGAAGGTTTAGTTTTTGAGAAAATATTTAATTATGATGGAACGAAATCTCTTACTGTAAAAGAGGCTCTTCAAAAAAAAATTATATCAAAAGAACATTTTGAGGAATTAGGAAAAGAACTTAGAATATATTTGTTTGAGAATAATATATTGTTTGTGGATGTTAGTTTATATAATGTACTACTTCAAGAGTATGAAAAAAATAGATATAAAATGGTTGTCATTGATGGTTTAGGTGGAAGATATAAAATAGATTGTAAATTTCATATTAGATTAGCTTTTAAATTTTTAGCTAAAAGAAAAACTAAACAACAATGGGAAAAAGCTAAAAAGATGTTTTTTAATGAAGCAGATATTCACTACGATAATCTTCTTGCTTGGGATAAATACTCTGATCAGCCTGAAGTTATAAAGAATAGAGAGTTTAAAAAAAGAGTTAGAAAATACCATTTAAATGATAATATTAAAATGCTTTTTACTTCTTTATTTATTTTGCCAATTTCAGTGCTTTTTATGAAGTTTTTTAAAGGAAAAATTCAAACAAGTTATAAAGATTTAATAGGTCTTGGAGTAAATTTAGATAAAGATGATGGACAAAATATACAGCAAGACTTAATAGAAGAGTTAGGGGTTAAAAATCTTATTATAAGAGTACCTCTATTTGATATAAAGAATTTAAAATCTTATGTTAATTTTGCAAATAGTTTTAATATAAATTCAAAAAAGAATATTCTAATAAATATTATTCAAGATAGAGAAAATATTGAAAATATAGATATATTAAAAAATAATTTAGAAGAAATATTCACAAACTTTGAAGGTATTTCAGATGAGTTTCAAATAGGAACAACAATAAATAGACTAAAATGGAGTTTTTTTAGTATAAAAGAGGATTATATTCCTTTTTTTATGGAAGCACAGAAAATAAGAGATGAAAAATTTCCAAATATAAAACTTCTTGGACCATCAGTTATAGATTTTGAGTACTATTATAATGCAAGAGCTATGTTCAATATGAAAAAAATAAAATATGATATAACTTCAGCACTTCTTTATGTAGATAGAAGAGGAGCTCCACAAAATAAACAATATGGAATATTTGATCTGAAAAATAAGATTGATATGCTTTTTTCTTTGGTTAAATTAAGTCCAAAAACTTTAAGTGATGATATTTATATAACTGAAACAAACTGGCCAATAAAAAATACAGCACCTTATGCACCTACAAGTGAAAAAGAGTGTGTGACAAATGAAGAGTATACAAAATATATGATTGATTATTTTAATATTTCAAGAAATTCTAAAAAAATAAAAAGAGTTTACTGGCATCAACTAATCGCACCTGGTTATGGTTTGGTTGATAATAGGGATGGAAAAATAGAAAAATATCCACAATTTTATGCTTTGAAGGAACTTTTAGGAAATGATTAA
- a CDS encoding glycosyltransferase family 2 protein translates to MNISVVIIAKNSEKTIEKTLKSLVDFNDVVVYDNGSTDNTIKHSKEFENVNLVEGEFKGFGWTKNKAISYAKNDWILILDSDEVVDSKLLNTLQNKKLEDDTVYLLNFNAYYKEKQVKYCGWSGQKIKRMFNKKVTKINDNMVHEDIIIEGLKLEVLEGNVEHYSYSSISDFLQKTDKYSSIFANDYKNKKKSTPLKAFFRATYFFIKNYIFRRGFLDGYIGLLVCVSGANGVFYKYLKLYEENHDL, encoded by the coding sequence ATGAATATAAGTGTAGTAATAATTGCGAAAAATAGTGAAAAAACAATAGAAAAAACATTAAAAAGTTTAGTTGATTTTAATGATGTTGTTGTTTATGATAATGGCTCAACTGATAATACCATAAAACACTCAAAAGAATTTGAAAATGTAAATTTAGTAGAAGGTGAGTTCAAGGGATTTGGCTGGACAAAGAATAAAGCTATTAGTTACGCAAAAAATGATTGGATTTTAATCTTGGATAGCGATGAAGTTGTAGATTCTAAATTGTTAAATACTTTACAAAATAAAAAATTAGAAGATGATACTGTATATCTTCTAAATTTCAATGCATATTATAAAGAAAAACAAGTAAAATACTGTGGATGGAGTGGTCAAAAGATAAAAAGAATGTTTAATAAAAAAGTGACTAAAATAAATGATAATATGGTTCATGAAGATATAATTATTGAAGGACTAAAGCTAGAAGTTTTAGAAGGGAATGTAGAACATTATAGTTACTCTTCAATTTCTGATTTTTTACAAAAAACAGATAAATATTCTTCTATTTTTGCAAATGATTATAAAAATAAGAAAAAATCTACTCCTTTAAAAGCTTTTTTTAGAGCAACATATTTTTTTATAAAAAACTATATATTTAGGAGAGGTTTCTTGGATGGATACATAGGATTACTGGTATGTGTATCTGGTGCAAATGGTGTATTTTATAAATATTTAAAATTATATGAGGAGAATCATGATCTATGA
- a CDS encoding glycosyltransferase family 9 protein: MIKKIFIEIPTWLGDAIMATPAIENIIKSYPEAKITLLGSYVSTQAYKDYPNIEKVIVDNTKKDGNRYLNLIKLAKSLGDFDIAISFRRSFTSKFLLFFINAKKKLGYKRLTKKEIHLAIRYNDFINKFLNLNNKVGDLKLYFEAFKYDKATLGINPGATYGSAKRWYPEEFSKVAINLASKYDIVIFGGPSEVDIAKDIENELIKNGVTNYQNLAGKTSIKELIEKIAGLELFITNDSGPMHIAAAYKVKTIAIFGPTKFTETNQWNNPNGLIVTKNLECAPCMKRACPLKHHNCMKLITANDVLKEIKKF; encoded by the coding sequence ATGATTAAAAAAATATTTATAGAGATTCCAACTTGGCTTGGAGATGCAATTATGGCGACTCCAGCTATAGAAAATATTATAAAATCTTATCCAGAAGCAAAAATAACTCTTCTTGGATCATATGTATCTACACAAGCCTATAAAGATTATCCAAATATAGAAAAAGTAATAGTAGATAATACAAAAAAAGATGGAAATAGATATTTAAATCTCATAAAATTAGCAAAAAGTTTAGGTGATTTTGATATTGCAATATCTTTTAGAAGAAGTTTTACTTCAAAGTTTTTACTATTTTTTATAAATGCAAAAAAGAAATTAGGATACAAAAGGCTTACAAAAAAAGAGATTCATCTTGCAATTAGATATAATGATTTTATAAATAAGTTTTTGAATCTTAATAATAAAGTAGGGGATTTAAAACTATATTTTGAAGCATTTAAGTATGATAAAGCAACACTTGGTATAAATCCAGGAGCAACTTATGGAAGTGCAAAAAGATGGTATCCTGAAGAGTTTTCAAAAGTTGCTATAAACCTTGCCTCAAAGTACGATATTGTGATTTTTGGTGGACCATCTGAAGTTGATATAGCAAAAGATATAGAAAATGAACTCATAAAAAATGGAGTTACAAACTATCAAAATCTTGCTGGAAAAACTTCTATAAAAGAGCTTATAGAAAAAATTGCTGGACTTGAACTATTTATTACAAATGATAGTGGACCAATGCATATAGCAGCTGCATATAAAGTAAAAACTATTGCAATTTTTGGACCTACTAAATTTACAGAGACAAACCAGTGGAACAATCCAAATGGATTAATAGTTACAAAAAATCTTGAATGTGCTCCTTGTATGAAAAGAGCTTGTCCTTTAAAACATCATAACTGTATGAAACTTATTACTGCTAATGATGTTTTAAAAGAGATTAAGAAGTTTTAG
- a CDS encoding LTA synthase family protein — protein MKFIFELLKTYLLFVALFLLGRVALYLIYFDRFSEIAFEQTLLTFIYGLRMDTIAISIILVIPTIILAISPKNISGFSSKLVSYFILTFLVLAIFIECATFPFFAEYDLRPNYLFIEYLEYPKEVSSLLFKDYKLDIIFATILIFICIKIYLKSNFINFSKVFESNYKTRLLLLLPLLLILFIGIRSSFAHRGANISDALYSKNRVLNEITKNSLHSLGYAYYSNKKSESNISKYGKIDLKTAYALASNALGIKFEDELRPFYREVKTINKEAKPKNLVIIIEESLGAQFTGFIGGTNLTPNLDKLANNHISFTNLYSNGTRSIRGLAALSSGTLPIAGNGILKRNKSQNDFFTVASLLKPFDYKSSFIYGGEARFDNMRSWYLGNGFDTVIEEKDYKDSIFKSTWGVSDEDLMIKANDTFKEHFIKNEKFVSVVFTSSNHMPFELPDGKIEFEKNIPRNSVENAIKYADFAIGRFFELAKEEEYYKNTIFVVVADHNVRVYGDEIVPIDMFQIPAAIIAEGVKSQVFTKLSSQSDILATALDLLGLDLSYPILGNSIFKDNKQEINLMLFDETFAYRKGNKVAILVPNLPIRTYIYEDKNLIETEEDFLLEQEGLALIYVLDDMYNNKSYK, from the coding sequence ATGAAATTTATTTTTGAACTTCTAAAAACTTACTTACTTTTTGTTGCTCTTTTTCTTTTAGGAAGAGTTGCTTTATATCTAATCTACTTTGATAGATTTAGTGAAATTGCATTTGAACAAACACTTCTTACTTTTATTTATGGTTTAAGAATGGATACAATTGCGATATCAATAATACTTGTAATTCCAACTATTATTTTAGCTATTTCTCCTAAAAATATATCTGGCTTTTCTTCAAAGCTTGTATCATATTTTATTTTAACATTTTTAGTTTTAGCAATATTTATAGAGTGTGCAACTTTCCCATTTTTTGCAGAGTATGACTTAAGACCAAATTATCTGTTTATAGAGTATTTAGAATACCCAAAAGAAGTTAGTAGTTTACTATTTAAAGATTATAAACTTGATATTATTTTTGCTACTATCTTAATTTTTATTTGTATAAAAATTTATCTAAAATCAAATTTTATAAACTTCTCAAAAGTATTTGAAAGTAATTATAAAACAAGATTACTTCTACTTTTACCTCTTTTATTAATATTATTTATTGGAATTCGTTCATCTTTTGCACATAGAGGTGCAAATATTTCTGATGCTCTATATAGTAAAAATAGAGTTCTAAATGAAATTACAAAAAACTCTTTACACTCTTTAGGTTATGCATATTATTCAAACAAAAAATCAGAAAGCAATATTTCAAAATATGGAAAAATTGATTTAAAAACTGCATATGCACTAGCCTCAAATGCTTTAGGTATAAAGTTTGAAGATGAACTAAGACCATTTTATAGAGAAGTTAAAACAATAAACAAAGAAGCCAAGCCAAAAAACTTAGTAATTATCATAGAAGAGAGTTTAGGTGCACAATTTACAGGTTTTATTGGTGGAACAAATCTTACTCCTAATCTTGATAAATTAGCAAATAATCATATATCATTTACAAATCTTTACTCAAATGGTACAAGAAGCATAAGAGGTTTAGCAGCTCTTTCTAGCGGAACTTTACCAATAGCAGGAAATGGTATATTAAAAAGAAATAAATCACAAAATGACTTTTTCACAGTTGCATCTCTTTTAAAACCTTTTGATTATAAATCTAGTTTTATTTATGGTGGTGAAGCTAGGTTTGATAATATGAGATCTTGGTATTTAGGAAATGGTTTTGATACTGTTATTGAAGAAAAAGATTATAAAGACTCAATTTTTAAAAGTACTTGGGGAGTTAGTGATGAAGATTTAATGATAAAAGCAAATGATACTTTTAAAGAACATTTTATAAAAAATGAAAAGTTTGTAAGTGTTGTATTTACATCTTCAAATCATATGCCATTTGAACTTCCTGATGGAAAAATAGAATTTGAAAAAAATATTCCAAGAAATAGTGTTGAGAATGCTATTAAATATGCTGATTTTGCTATTGGAAGATTTTTTGAATTGGCAAAAGAGGAAGAGTATTATAAAAATACTATTTTTGTAGTAGTTGCTGATCATAATGTAAGAGTTTATGGAGATGAAATTGTTCCTATTGATATGTTTCAAATTCCAGCTGCAATTATTGCAGAAGGTGTAAAATCTCAAGTATTTACTAAATTAAGTTCTCAATCTGATATTTTGGCAACAGCTCTTGACCTTTTAGGACTTGATTTATCTTATCCAATTTTAGGGAATTCAATATTTAAAGATAATAAACAAGAGATAAATCTTATGCTTTTTGATGAAACTTTTGCATATAGAAAAGGTAATAAAGTAGCCATTTTAGTACCAAATTTACCTATAAGAACATATATTTATGAAGATAAAAATCTAATAGAAACTGAAGAGGATTTTTTATTAGAGCAAGAGGGATTAGCTCTTATATATGTACTTGATGATATGTATAACAACAAATCATACAAATAG